The sequence GGGACACTTATCTCgtggaattagttgaggtgtacttttagaagaagaaaaacttaaatttacataaaaattgTTCCACTTACTTGTTCTCATGAGGATAAGATGGATACTTGGTCCTTAACAAGTCATTGATCTGTGACATGTGTCTCACTGAGTTTGAACATATGTATCTACCTGAAGCTTTTTCTTCTTCCATCACTAAAATATGAGCTCCCACAACATCCTCAATGTGAACAAATCCCAACCTTCTGTTTGCATACTCTCCAATCATACCTAatcaaaaaggagaaaaaggaaaaCACAAACAAGAAAAATGTTATGCCTTCCATAAAGCGAGACGAGGTAGAGCTAAAATAAGTTGTCTCGAAAAACCAACAATCTCTTGAAATTCATGTTAAAGATTTATATGTCAGTAGAAAACATAGTGATCTTTCAGTACATCTATATTGCATAATATGCAATAGCTAGCGTGTTACAAGAAGCATCACGCAGGGTTTGGGAAAGGGCAGCATCCCATAAGGTTGGTTCTTGGAATGCAGCCCTTTCTCGAACCCCACGTGAAGCAGCCAGTTCTAGTATCAGCAAAACGTACAACCTTTAACCATGCCCAATATGATTTGCAATGTACTCGTAGGCTGAGGAGCAAGCAAAGGACCCACAACAAAGGATGGATTCACCACCACCAAATCAATACCACATTCCTCAGCTACTCTCCAAGCTTCTTTTTCTGCTTTAGTCTTAGCATAAGCATACCATAGCTGCATTTCGCAAAAAAAGAGGTCACAACAACCGTCCTCTATaataacatttcattataacgGTCAACTTTTGTTTGGAATGGATTTTCATGTTACGTTATAGTATAGCAACGTTTCGCTATAGCAGCTAAAAATTATGCAGACAAACATACATACATTGTATTTTTGGCAATACTGAAGGTCGCTCCAGTGGGATTCATTGAGAGGGGAAATCTGTTGTGCATCTTCTCTGTATCTAATCGAAGAGCAAGAAGAGGTCAACACAAGCCTCTTCAATGTGGATGATTTTTTGCAAGAGTTGAGGACATTCAAGGTACCATTTACACATGGATCAATCAGTGTTTTCTGCAATAACATTGCAAGGTTAAGTTTATTAATTGATGTTTGAGAGGTAGTCTCACTActcgaaaaattaaaattagaaataaagaaTTTAAGAGGTTTGTAAAGCGCGTTGAAAACTGATAAGAAAATAGAGCTTGGACCTAACACTTTGTTGCTTAATTAATGTGAGGCAATCTAACTACTCCATAGCCCACTTTAGTGGTAATTCATTTCTCATGACTCGTAGTCGAAAGAGTTGGTTGGCAGTTCAAATCTTAGAGGGAGTTGAAAAGAGGCCTTTCAATTTGTTCAAAGTAACCAcagacaaaagaaaatgaatattaGGCCTATCAACGAAAAATTAGTTCATGAGCTGAGAATTGTCTAACAAGTCATTCACTCAACTAATGTTGGACAATCTAACATCCTACATTGCCATGTCAATGCCAAACATTGAGTATAAATAACAAACGAACATTGTGTCTAACTCAACTGAAAAACTAGCTCATGATCAAAGATCATATAAGGA comes from Solanum pennellii chromosome 1, SPENNV200 and encodes:
- the LOC107008375 gene encoding tetraketide alpha-pyrone reductase 2-like, giving the protein MPEYCVTGGTGFIAAYLIKALLLKGHIVRTTVRDPDNAEKVGFLWELEGAKERLKILKADLLVEGSFDDAIEGVDGVFHTASPVLVPYDDNIQKTLIDPCVNGTLNVLNSCKKSSTLKRLVLTSSCSSIRYREDAQQISPLNESHWSDLQYCQKYNLWYAYAKTKAEKEAWRVAEECGIDLVVVNPSFVVGPLLAPQPTSTLQIILGMVKGMIGEYANRRLGFVHIEDVVGAHILVMEEEKASGRYICSNSVRHMSQINDLLRTKYPSYPHENKCGNQQGEDIPHSLDTSKITQLGLPLLKSLNEMFDDCIQSFQEKGFL